Below is a window of Fervidobacterium pennivorans DSM 9078 DNA.
CGGTCGAATTGAAAAGAATCGCAGTGATGACAAGTGGAGGAGACTCTCCAGGAATGAATGCCGCTATCAGAGCTGTTGTAAGATATGGTATCAAGTCCGGTTTGGAGGTTTATGGGATTAGACGTGGATACGCTGGTCTTCTTGATGAGGATATCGAACCGATGACGTTTGCATCCGTTGGTGGCATTATGGAAAAGGGTGGAACGATTTTGAGATCGAGTAGGTGCCCCGAGTTTGTTAGGAAAGAGACTAGGGCAGAAGCGGCAAAAATTCTAAAAAAACATGGTATTGAAGGTTTGGTTGTCATTGGCGGTGAGGGTAGTTTACATGGTGCGATGTTCTTAGAGGAAGAACAGAAGATACCTGTTGTTGGAATACCTGGAACAATAGATAACGATATCGCTATGACTGATATGAGTATAGGTGTAGATACCTGTCTCAACACGGTTGTTGATGCGATACAAAAACTAAAAGACACTGCCAGTTCACATGAAAGGGCTTTTATAGTCGAAGTTATGGGTAGGTCTTCGGGGTATATTGCAACGGTAAGTGGATTAGTAACCGGAGCAGAAGCGATAATTATCCCGGAGGTTCCAGTGAATTACGAAGAATTGGCGAATAAATTACTGGAAGAAAGGGAAAGAGGAAAGATTAATTGTATCGTTGTTGTTGCCGAAGGTGCGGCGAGTGCATACACTGTTGCAAGGCATTTAGAATACAGGATAGGATACGAAACAAGAATCACTATACTTGGTCATATCCAGCGTGGAGGTTCCCCAACGGCATTCGATAGGCTCCTTGCTTCGAGGATGGGAGTGGCAGCTGTTGAGGCTTTGATGCGTGGAGAAAGTAGTGTCATGACTGCACTCCAGGGTGGAAAGATAACAACGGTCAAACTTGA
It encodes the following:
- the pfkA gene encoding 6-phosphofructokinase, which translates into the protein MKRIAVMTSGGDSPGMNAAIRAVVRYGIKSGLEVYGIRRGYAGLLDEDIEPMTFASVGGIMEKGGTILRSSRCPEFVRKETRAEAAKILKKHGIEGLVVIGGEGSLHGAMFLEEEQKIPVVGIPGTIDNDIAMTDMSIGVDTCLNTVVDAIQKLKDTASSHERAFIVEVMGRSSGYIATVSGLVTGAEAIIIPEVPVNYEELANKLLEERERGKINCIVVVAEGAASAYTVARHLEYRIGYETRITILGHIQRGGSPTAFDRLLASRMGVAAVEALMRGESSVMTALQGGKITTVKLDEVLKEKKRLDMELVKLAGILS